The genomic segment ACGACGGGCGTTCGCCCGCTACCCGCTCAAATCGGTGTGTTCTTGGCACCATGGGTCGACGTGACCCACATGACGGACGGTTTCCCCAGCCTGCCCGAGCGTGCCGCGGACGCCCGCCGCGCCTCCGCGGCGGCCGCCGCGTTCAGTGGCGGGGTGGTCGCGGCCGGTCTCGGGCTCGGGGCCCTCGCCGTCACCGTTCTCTTCCTGTGGATCAGCGCACCGTTCCCGGACAGCGGCCTCGACGGGGCCCTGCGGATCGCCGCCGACCTGTGGCTGCTGGCCCACGGCGCGAGCCTGTTGCGGACCGACACGCTGTCCGGGCTGCCCGCGCCGGTCGGCGTCACGCCCCTGCTGCTCACGGTGCTGCCCGGGTGGCTGCTGTACCGGGCCGCGGCCCATGCGGTTTCTCCTCCCGAGGGGGAGGGGGAGGGGGCGGTCGAGGGTGGTGACGGTTCCGGTGGTTCCCGTGGTTCCCGTGGTTCCGGTGGGCCGACGGAGCCTCGGGTCGCGGCTGCCGCCGCGGGCTGGCTCGTCGCCGGATATCTGCTGGTCGGCGTCGGCGCCGTGCTCTACACCTCCTACGGGCAGGTGCGCAGCGATCCGCTCAGCGCGCTGCTCCATCTGCCGGTCGTGGCCGTTCTCGCGGCCGGGGCCGGCGCGTGGTCCGGGTGCGGGCGACCTGCGGTCGCGCTTCCCCGGGCGGTACGCCGGTGGCTCGACGAACTCTCGCTGCCGCGTTGGCTGACGCTTCCGGCGGGCGGTCTGCCGGCCGCCCTCCGTGCCGCCGCCGCTTCCACCGCCGTGCTCGTCGGGGGCGGCGCGTTGCTGGGCGGGGCCTCGCTCGTCTGGCATGAACGATTGGTCGGACATTCGTTCGCGCAGCTCAGTGCTCCGCTCTCGGGGCGGTGTGCGGTGCTGCTGGTCGCTCTCGCGCTGGTGCCGAACATGGCCGTGTGGGGTGCGTCGTACGCGCTGGGGCCGGGGTTCGCGGTGGGCGCCGGGAGTGTCGTGGCTCCGGCAGGGTTGGGCGCGTCCGGGCCGGGGCCCGGATCCTCCTGGCCTGATGCCGTGCCGAACTTTCCGCTGCTCGGGGCCCTTCCCGCGCCTGGTGCGACGCCGCTGAGCTGGGCGGTGCTGGGTCTTCCGGTGCTGGCCGGACTCTGTGCGGCCTGGCTCGTGGGCGGCGCCGCCGCGGCGGGCTCCTGGCGCCCCGCCCGCACCGCGCTGGTCGCCGCCCTCGCCGCCCTCGGCTGCGGCGCGGCCACCGGGCTCCTCGCCGGCTGGTCGGCGGGCCCGATGGGCTCGGCCGTCCTCGCGGACTTCGGGCCGAGGTGGTGGGCGGCGGGGGGTGCGGCGCTGGGGTGGACGCTGGTGGTGGGGGTGGCGGGTGCGGTGGGGGTGCGGTGGTGGCATGTGCGGGTGCCGGTTCCGGCGGAGCCGGTGTCTTGGGGGGAGCGGTGGGGGAAGGTGCGGGGGGTTTTTCGGTGGCGGTGGTCGTGGTCTCGGTCGGTGCCGGTGCTGGTTCCGGTTCCGGTTCCGGTGCCGGTGCCGGTTCCGGTGCCGGAGTCGGTGGCTGAGGTTCCGGAAATGCCGCCGATGCCGGTGGTGCCGCCGGTGGTTCCGCCGGCGGAGTGAGCGGGTCGGTGCCCGGGTCCTGCGGGGTGGGGCTTCGAAATCGACTATTTACGGGCCTGGCGGCCCACAAATAGCTCGGCAGCATTTCGAAACCCCACCCCTCCGGCCCCGGTCCCCTCACGTCACAGCCCCGGGGTGGGCGCCAAGCCCGCTCCGGCCGCGGGCCCGCAGGAGTCCGGTCCCGTCGGTAGGCGAAAGGGCGGGCGGGGGGCGATGTGCCACCGACCGCTTCCACCGGCAGGCGTATCTCGGGGCGCAGCGCCCGTACCCCCGCCGGCAGGCGAAAGGGCGGGAGGGTGGGGGAAAGCCCGCCGCAGGCGCAACGGTGGGGCGGGTGTCGATGTGCCCTCACCCCTGCCGACGGGCGTATCGCGGGGCGCAGCGCCCGTCCCCCCGCCGGTAGGGCAAAGGGCAGGTGGGTGGGGAAGAGCCCGCCGCAGGCGTGGCGGTGGCGGCGGCGTACCCCGCCCCCGCCGGCAGGCGAGAGGTGGGGGCATCCGGCGGGAGGTTGGGGGGGGAAGGGCCCGTCCGGAGGGCTACCCGTCGTTGCCCAGGAAAGAGCGGACCGGCTTCGGGAGGAGGTCCTTGCAGGATTCGCTCGACGGGGCGGTGAGGGCGTCGCGCTTGCAGGTGTAGTAGTCGTTGTAGACGAACTGGAGGGTGAAGCTCGCGGCGACGATCGCCAGGGCGACCGCGCTCGTGATGATGCCGCTCCAGGCCGCCGCCGCGAAGGACCGCTGGGAGGCGGGGTTCGCTGAGGGGTTGGGGCGGGGGGTGTCGGCGCCGGACGCGGCGAGGGCCGCTGCCGCTTCGGCGCGGGCGGCGGCGCGGGTCTCGGGCTTCATGCGCAGGGCGCTGATGCCCCAGTAGAGGGCGAGGGCGCCGAGCAGCAGGCCGATCTCGGTCCAGTGCAGGATCGCGAAGATCAGGGCCCAGCCGCCGCAGACCAGCGCGTAGCGGGAGCGGCGCTGGGCGGGGTCGGTGGGGTCGAAGCGTGAGCCGGTGGGCTGCGGCGGGGTTTCGGGGCCGCTGGGGCGATTGCCGAAGCCGTCCTGGCGGCCGGGCTGCTGGTTGCTCCACTGGCCGCCCCAGCCGGGCGGCGGCGGAGGCGGCGGGGTGCTGTCGTCGTCCTCGGGCGTGCCTTCGGGGCGCCGCGGCTGCCAGGGCTGTTCGGGGGCGCCTTCGGGCGGCGGGGCGAACGGGTTGTCCTGCTGATCGCCCTCGGGCGCACGCAGCGCGATAGTGATCTGTCCGCTGCTCATGATTGGTAGCGCCATCCCCTTGCCGTCGACTCCTCATGTCGTATGCGTCACGCGCAGGGCGCGCGATTGCTGTTCCTGCGGAAGACGCTACCGTCCGCGCGCTCCCCCGTCCCGTGGGGGGACCTTCGCGTGCCGGTATCGTTGCTGACGGCCGACGGCCTCGTAGGGTTCCCCGAATCGCGGGATCCGTCGGCTCATACGATCCTCCAAATCCGCACGGTCTCGAGAGAGAGCCCCGCCAGTGGCTGCGCAAACCCCGGCTCGTCTAGTCGTTCTCGTCTCCGGTTCCGGGACGAATCTGCAGGCGTTGCTCGATGTCATCGAGAGCGATCCCGCGTACGGCGCGCGGATCGTGGCGGTCGGTGCCGACCGGGACGGGATCGCCGGTCTGGAGCGGGCGGAGCGGGCCGGGCTGCCGGTTTTCGTGGTGAAGGTGAAGGACTACGCCGACCGGGCGGGGTGGGACCTCGCGCTCGCGGAGGCCACGGCGGAACACCGGCCGGACCTGGTGGTCTCGGCAGGCTTCATGAAGATCGTGGGGAAGGAGTTCCTCGCGCGGTTCGGGGGACGGTTCGTCAATACGCATCCCGCGCTGCTGCCGAGCTTCCCGGGCGCCCACGGCGTCAGGGACGCGCTCGCGTACGGCGCGAAGGTGACGGGCTGCACCGTGCACTTCGTCGACGACGGCGTCGATACCGGCCCGATCATCGCCCAGGGGGTGGTGGCCATCGAGCCGGATGACACGGAGGAAGCGCTCCATGAGCGCATCAAGGAAGTCGAGCGAGGGCTGCTCGTCGACGTCGTGGGGCGGCTGGCTCGCGACGGGTATCGCATTGAGGGACGAAAGGTATTGATTCCGGCATGAGCGCCGAAGGTACGAAGCGGCCGATCCGCCGCGCGCTGGTGAGTGTGTACGACAAGACCGGGCTGGAGGAGCTGGCGCGCGGACTGCACGAGGCGGGCGTCGAACTGGTGTCGACCGGGTCGACCGCCGCGCGCATCGCCGCCGCCGGGGTGCCCGTCACGCCGGTCCAGGACGTCACCGGCTTCCCGGAGTGCCTGGACGGCCGGGTCAAGACCCTGCACCCCAAGCTGCACGCCGGGATCCTCGCGGACCTGCGTCTTGAGGACCACCAGCGGCAGCTGGCCGAGCTCGGCATCGAGCCGTTCGAGCTGGTGGTCGTGAATCTGTACCCGTTCAAGGAGACGGTCGCCTCGGGCGCGTCGCCCGACGAGTGCGTGGAGCAGATCGACATCGGCGGGCCTTCGATGGTCCGCGCCGCCGCCAAGAACCACCCCTCGGTCGCGGTCGTCACCAGCCCCGGGCACTACGCGGACGTCATCGCGGCCGTCAAGGACGGCGGGTTCGACCTGACGCAGCGCAAGCGGCTCGCCGCCGAGGCGTTCCAGCACACCGCGTCGTACGACCTGGCGGTGGCGATCTGGTTCGCCGAGGGGTACGCGGCCGACGAGAGCCCGTTCCCGGACTTCACCGGCGTCGCCCTCACCCGGCAGCACGTGCTGCGCTACGGCGAGAACCCGCACCAGCCCGCCGCGCTCTACAGCGACGGCAGCGGCAAGGGCCTCGCGGGCGCCGAGCAGCTGCACGGCAAGGAGATGTCGTACAACAACTACACGGACACCGAGGCGGCGCGCCGGGCCGCGTACGACCACACGGAGCCGTGCGTCGCGATCATCAAGCACGCCAACCCGTGCGGGATCGCGGTCGGCGCGGATGTCGCGGAGGCGCACCGCAAGGCGCACGCCTGTGACCCGCTGTCGGCGTTCGGCGGGGTGATCGCGGTCAACCGTCCGGTGAGCGTGGAGCTCGCCGAGCAGGTCGCGGAGATCTTCACCGAGGTCATCGTCGCGCCGGCGTACGAGGACGGCGCCGTCGAGGTGCTGTCCCGCAAGAAGAACATCCGGGTGCTGCGCTGCGCGGACGCGCCGAGCGGCTCGGGCGAGTACCGGCCGATCGAGGGCGGGGCGCTGGTCCAGGTCAAGGACCTGCTGCAGGCCGAGGGCGACGACCCGGCGAACTGGACGCTGGCGACCGGCGAGGCGCTGGACGCCGCCGAGCTGGCGGACCTGGCCTTCGCCTGGCGCGCCTGCCGCGCCGTGAAGTCCAACGCGATCCTGCTCGCCAAGGGCGGCGCCAGCGTCGGCGTCGGCATGGGGCAGGTCAACCGGGTGGACTCGGCGAAGCTCGCGGTGGAGCGGGCCGGCGAGGAGCGGGCGCGGGGTTCGTACGCGGCCTCCGACGCCTTCTTCCCGTTCCCCGACGGGCTGGAGATCCTGCTCGCGGCGGGCGTCAAGGCCGTGGTCCAGCCGGGCGGTTCGGTCCGTGACGAGCTGGTCGCCGAGGCGGCGAAGAAGGCCGGCGTGACGATGTACTTCACCGGGACCCGGCACTTCTTCCACTGACCGGCGGAGACGCGGAGCGGCCCGCACCCCCTCGGGGGTGCGGGCCGTCGCCGTTCTACGGGCGCTTCACCACGACGGTGTGCATGATCTTGTCGGCGAAGGTCTGGTTCTTCTCGTCCCACAGCGGCCACAGGTAGCCGATGTAGCAGGCCATCCCGTCGAGGGCGTGGCACAGCCGGCGGACGAACGCCATCCCGAAGCCCAGCACCTGGCCGTCGGCCTCGCGCAGCAGGTGGATGCCGGCGATCTTCTTGCCGGGGGTCTGACCCGTGGAGCCTTCCCGGTAGCAGAGCCACAGGGTGCCGGCGAGGCTCAGCATGCCGCCGATGGCGATCATCGCGAGGGAGCTGCCCGGCATGGGGGGTACGGGGCAGGTGTCGGTGTTGGCCGCGTCGCACTTGTCGACCGCGTCGACGAACACCTTGAGGAACTTGATGTAGCCCACGGCGAGCAGGACGGTCGGCACCAGGCCGACGATCAGGAAGTCCAGCAGCGTGGCGCCGGCCCGTGCGCCCCAGCTCGCCAGCGGCGGCATCCCCGGCGGCAGGCCGCCCTGCGGGTACCCGTACTGGCCCTGGTTCTGCTGCGGGAACTGCGGCGGCTGCTGCGGGTAGCCGTACCCCTGCGGGGACTGGGGCGGCTGCTGCGGCTGGCCGTAAGGGTTGTTGGGGCCGGGCGGATAGCTCACGTGCGGTTTCCTCCGAGCGGGGACGTGGAGCGTGGGGACGAGGGGCACATCGTCGTGGTCGCGGTGGCGGCAGCGCAAGGCGCGCGGTGGCGGCGGATCGGCCACGGGGTCAAGGGCGCGTCAAGACGCGGCCGGAGGCGGGGATCGGATAACGATCCGAGGCCCGGATTCGTCGGCGGGACCCCCCATCCGGAAAGATGGGGTCATGACCGCCCAGATTCTCGATGGCAAGGCCACCGCAGCCGCGATCAAGTCCGATCTCACGTCCCGCGTGGCGTCGCTCAAGGCCCAGGGCATCGTGCCCGGTCTTGGCACCCTGCTGGTCGGTGAGGACCCGGGCAGCAAATGGTATGTCGCGGGCAAGCACCGCGACTGCGCGCAGGTCGGCATCGGCTCCATCCAGCGCGAACTGCCCGACACCGCCACCCAGGAGGAGATCGAGGCGGTCGTCCGGGAGCTGAACGCGAACCCGGAGTGCACCGGCTACATCGTCCAGCTCCCGCTGCCCAAGGGCATCGACACCAACCGGGTCCTGGAGCTGATGGACCCGGAGAAGGACGCCGACGGGCTGCACCCGATGAGCCTCGGCCGCCTCGTGCTCAACGAGACCGGCCCGCTGCCGTGCACCCCGAACGGCATCGTCCAGCTGCTGCGCCACCACAAGGTGGAGATCAACGGCGCGCATGTGGTCGTCGTCGGCCGCGGCATCACCGTGGGCCGCTCGATCGGCCTGCTGCTGACCCGCCGCAGCGAGAACGCCACCGTGACGCTGTGCCACACCGGCACCCGCGACCTGAGCGGGCTGCTGCGCCAGGCGGACATCATCGTGGCGGCGGCGGGAGTCGGGCACCTGGTCAAGCCGGAGGACGTCAAGCCCGGCGCGGCCGTGCTGGACGTCGGTGTCAGCCGCGACGGCGAAGGCAAGATCGTCGGCGATGTGGACCCGGGCGTGGCCGAGGTCGCCGCCTGGATCTCCCCGAACCCCGGCGGTGTCGGCCCCATGACCCGCGCGCTGCTGCTGGCCAATGTCGTCGAGGCTGCCGAGCGCGCGGCTGCGGGCCATGGCGGCTGAGCCGGAGCCCGGAGAGGTGGCCGCGGGCGAGGCGGCGGCCGCTCCCCGGCCGCACCGGTACGCGCTGTGGACGCGGACCACCGCCCGCCCCGAGGGCGGCGGCCGCGCGGCCGGCCGGGACGCCTCCGCGCCGGCCCGGCAGTGGCCGATCCTGGTGGTGCTCGGCGGGGTCGCGCTCGGCCTGGTGCTGACCGCGGCCGATCACTTCCGGGCGGGAACGGTGCTCGTCGGCGCGGCGCTGCTGGTGGGCGGTGCGCTGCGGTTCACGCTGCCGTCGGTCGGCATGCTGGCCGTGCGCAGCCGATTCACCGACGTCATCACGTATGTGGTGCTCGGTACCGGCATCGTGCTGCTGGCGCTGATGGTGCAGCCGGATCCGATCCTGGACGTCCCGTTCCTCGAGGACATCATCCGCTTCTCGGTGCGCTGATCCCGGTGCCGGCCCGGAAATCGCGCGGCGGTGACCGGGGCCACACCGGGGCGGGTCAACTGTTCCGCCGTGGCGCGATAGCCTGACGGCGGGTCTCTTGATGCCGAGAGACCCACGTTCCGGGGCTAGGGACGCTGCCGGGGCGGCCAGATTTCCCGCAGGAAAAGGCCAGGAGAAGGCAATGACTCGCACCCCCGTCAACGTCACCGTCACCGGAGCGGCGGGCCAGATCGGCTACGCGCTGCTCTTCCGCATCGCGTCGGGCCATCTGCTCGGCTCGGACGTGCCGGTGAACCTCCGCCTCCTGGAGATCCCGCAGGGTCTCAAGGCCGCTGAGGGTACCGCCATGGAGCTCGACGACTGCGCGTTCCCGCTGCTGCGCGGCATCGAGATCACCGACGACCCGAACGTCGCCTTCGCCGGTGCGAACGTCGCCCTGCTCGTCGGCGCCCGCCCGCGGACCGCCGGCATGGAGCGCGGTGACCTGCTCTCCGCCAACGGCGGCATCTTCAAGCCGCAGGGCAAGGCGATCAACGACAACGCCGCGGACGACATCAAGGTCCTCGTCGTCGGCAACCCGGCCAACACCAACGCGCTCATCGCGCAGGCCGCGGCCCCGGACGTACCGGCCGAGCGCTTCACCGCGATGACCCGCCTGGACCACAACCGGGCGCTCTCGCAGCTGGCGAAGAAGACCGGCACCACGGTCTCCGACATCAAGCGCCTGACCATCTGGGGCAACCACTCGGCGACCCAGTACCCGGACATCTTCCACGCCGAGGTCGCCGGCAAGAACGCCGCCGAGGTCGTCAACGACGAGCAGTGGCTCGCCGACACCTTCATCCCGACCGTCGCCAAGCGCGGCGCCGCGATCATCGAGGCCCGTGGCGCCTCCTCGGCCGCCTCGGCCGCGAACGCCGCGATCGACCACGTGCACACCTGGGTCAACGGCACCGCGGCCGGCGACTGGACCTCGATGGGCATCGTCTCCGACGGTTCCTACGGCGTTCCGGCCGGTCTGATCTCGTCCTTCCCGGTCACCACCAAGGACGGCGCCTTCGAGATCGTCCAGGGCCTGGACATCAACGCGTTCTCCCGCGCCCGCATCGACGCTTCGGTGAAGGAGCTCGAGGAGGAGCGCGACGCGGTCCGCGCCCTCGGCCTCATCTGAGCCCAGCGCCTCACGCACAGCACCCGACGGCCCGCCGCCGGTCCCCGAGAGGGACCGGCGGCGGGCCGTCGCGTTGCACGGGAATATGACTCCGGAACCATTCGGGCAGCGGTCGTGTCCTTTATCCTGAGAACTCCGGATTGCGCTCAACTCGCGTTGTTCAGACATGAGTTCGACGATCGGGGGCCGAATGTCCGTTCCCGTGCACCGTGACTCCCGTACGGAGGCCACCCGCCTGCTGTGCGCGGGGGTCTATCTCGACATCGACTTCCGCAGCCAGGTCATCGAGCAGCTGGTCCAGCACGAGGAGCGGCCGGTCGCGCCGTCGCTGGGCGTCGACGCCGTCCCGGTCCTGGCGTACGCGCTGCGCGCCCGCAGCGAGGAGGTGCAGACGTCGCTGCTGCTGCTCTTCGGGTGGGCGCTGTTCCTCGCCGTCGACTTCGGCGCCGGCGGTCCGGTGCCGGGTCTGCCGATGGCGTGGGCGCTGGCCTACGCGCTGCTGTGCATGGTGCTGTGGTCGGCGCGGGCCGCCACCGGCCTGGGCACCGCCGTCTACACCCTGGACCGCACCACCCTGCGCAAGGCCCTGATAGGCCGCCGCGGGCGGCTCACCAAGCTGGTGCCCCTCGGGCCGCGGCTGCTGCTGGCGGTCTACTGGATCGCCGCCCTGACGGTGTTCTTCACCACCGGCGCGGCCGACTGGCCGGCGGTCTTCTTCCCGCTGCTGCTCGTGGTGCCGATCTGGATGCACCGCGCCCATGTCTCGGGCGTGATGCGCCATGAACTGGCCCGCGGGCGGTTCGCCGTCCTGCCCCGCGCCCAGCTGCCCACCAGCGACGCCTACCGGCGCATCGGGGCGGCCATCGAGCGCGAGCAGCACGCCGGGCTCACCATCTACGACCCCTTCCGGCCGTTCATCGGCGCGGGATCCCCGTACGAGCCCTGGTCGTTCGCGCTGGAGCTGAAGCGGCGGCCGTCGGCGGACCCGGAGCTGCCCCCGCTCACCAGCCGCACGATCATCGAGCTGATCCGGCCCCGGCTGGAAGCACTGCGCCAGTCGGCGGCCGAGACCAGCAGGGACCGGCTCAAGGACCTGGAGATCGAGGAGTTCGTCTATCTGCCGGTCGGGGTGCCGCGCGGC from the Streptomyces sp. RKAG293 genome contains:
- the purH gene encoding bifunctional phosphoribosylaminoimidazolecarboxamide formyltransferase/IMP cyclohydrolase encodes the protein MSAEGTKRPIRRALVSVYDKTGLEELARGLHEAGVELVSTGSTAARIAAAGVPVTPVQDVTGFPECLDGRVKTLHPKLHAGILADLRLEDHQRQLAELGIEPFELVVVNLYPFKETVASGASPDECVEQIDIGGPSMVRAAAKNHPSVAVVTSPGHYADVIAAVKDGGFDLTQRKRLAAEAFQHTASYDLAVAIWFAEGYAADESPFPDFTGVALTRQHVLRYGENPHQPAALYSDGSGKGLAGAEQLHGKEMSYNNYTDTEAARRAAYDHTEPCVAIIKHANPCGIAVGADVAEAHRKAHACDPLSAFGGVIAVNRPVSVELAEQVAEIFTEVIVAPAYEDGAVEVLSRKKNIRVLRCADAPSGSGEYRPIEGGALVQVKDLLQAEGDDPANWTLATGEALDAAELADLAFAWRACRAVKSNAILLAKGGASVGVGMGQVNRVDSAKLAVERAGEERARGSYAASDAFFPFPDGLEILLAAGVKAVVQPGGSVRDELVAEAAKKAGVTMYFTGTRHFFH
- a CDS encoding bifunctional methylenetetrahydrofolate dehydrogenase/methenyltetrahydrofolate cyclohydrolase, with protein sequence MTAQILDGKATAAAIKSDLTSRVASLKAQGIVPGLGTLLVGEDPGSKWYVAGKHRDCAQVGIGSIQRELPDTATQEEIEAVVRELNANPECTGYIVQLPLPKGIDTNRVLELMDPEKDADGLHPMSLGRLVLNETGPLPCTPNGIVQLLRHHKVEINGAHVVVVGRGITVGRSIGLLLTRRSENATVTLCHTGTRDLSGLLRQADIIVAAAGVGHLVKPEDVKPGAAVLDVGVSRDGEGKIVGDVDPGVAEVAAWISPNPGGVGPMTRALLLANVVEAAERAAAGHGG
- a CDS encoding DUF6350 family protein; translation: MTDGFPSLPERAADARRASAAAAAFSGGVVAAGLGLGALAVTVLFLWISAPFPDSGLDGALRIAADLWLLAHGASLLRTDTLSGLPAPVGVTPLLLTVLPGWLLYRAAAHAVSPPEGEGEGAVEGGDGSGGSRGSRGSGGPTEPRVAAAAAGWLVAGYLLVGVGAVLYTSYGQVRSDPLSALLHLPVVAVLAAGAGAWSGCGRPAVALPRAVRRWLDELSLPRWLTLPAGGLPAALRAAAASTAVLVGGGALLGGASLVWHERLVGHSFAQLSAPLSGRCAVLLVALALVPNMAVWGASYALGPGFAVGAGSVVAPAGLGASGPGPGSSWPDAVPNFPLLGALPAPGATPLSWAVLGLPVLAGLCAAWLVGGAAAAGSWRPARTALVAALAALGCGAATGLLAGWSAGPMGSAVLADFGPRWWAAGGAALGWTLVVGVAGAVGVRWWHVRVPVPAEPVSWGERWGKVRGVFRWRWSWSRSVPVLVPVPVPVPVPVPVPESVAEVPEMPPMPVVPPVVPPAE
- a CDS encoding malate dehydrogenase, with the translated sequence MTRTPVNVTVTGAAGQIGYALLFRIASGHLLGSDVPVNLRLLEIPQGLKAAEGTAMELDDCAFPLLRGIEITDDPNVAFAGANVALLVGARPRTAGMERGDLLSANGGIFKPQGKAINDNAADDIKVLVVGNPANTNALIAQAAAPDVPAERFTAMTRLDHNRALSQLAKKTGTTVSDIKRLTIWGNHSATQYPDIFHAEVAGKNAAEVVNDEQWLADTFIPTVAKRGAAIIEARGASSAASAANAAIDHVHTWVNGTAAGDWTSMGIVSDGSYGVPAGLISSFPVTTKDGAFEIVQGLDINAFSRARIDASVKELEEERDAVRALGLI
- the purN gene encoding phosphoribosylglycinamide formyltransferase, translated to MAAQTPARLVVLVSGSGTNLQALLDVIESDPAYGARIVAVGADRDGIAGLERAERAGLPVFVVKVKDYADRAGWDLALAEATAEHRPDLVVSAGFMKIVGKEFLARFGGRFVNTHPALLPSFPGAHGVRDALAYGAKVTGCTVHFVDDGVDTGPIIAQGVVAIEPDDTEEALHERIKEVERGLLVDVVGRLARDGYRIEGRKVLIPA
- a CDS encoding DUF3017 domain-containing protein, encoding MAAEPEPGEVAAGEAAAAPRPHRYALWTRTTARPEGGGRAAGRDASAPARQWPILVVLGGVALGLVLTAADHFRAGTVLVGAALLVGGALRFTLPSVGMLAVRSRFTDVITYVVLGTGIVLLALMVQPDPILDVPFLEDIIRFSVR
- a CDS encoding RDD family protein → MSYPPGPNNPYGQPQQPPQSPQGYGYPQQPPQFPQQNQGQYGYPQGGLPPGMPPLASWGARAGATLLDFLIVGLVPTVLLAVGYIKFLKVFVDAVDKCDAANTDTCPVPPMPGSSLAMIAIGGMLSLAGTLWLCYREGSTGQTPGKKIAGIHLLREADGQVLGFGMAFVRRLCHALDGMACYIGYLWPLWDEKNQTFADKIMHTVVVKRP